A genomic window from Aquitalea aquatilis includes:
- a CDS encoding gluconate 2-dehydrogenase subunit 3 family protein encodes MTAPVDLPPANEPQTSRRLFLKQLAAASGSLPLAGGSAAALLLPGQDALAANSASASPPINTVYGYASFSPDEAAFVEALVNLMCPADPLTPNGVDCGLAIYIDRQLAGSFGQGAKRYMAGPFLQGAPQSGPQLPLTPEQYFKAGVAEADRAALRLHGQLFDALAPAQADAFLQRLAGGAVDGEQLALDHWFNDLVYPLFTEACFADPLYGGNVGMVFWKMIGYPGLPATHALDVVNYLGKPYPGRATPKSIADFS; translated from the coding sequence ATGACCGCCCCTGTCGATTTGCCCCCCGCTAATGAGCCGCAAACGTCTCGTCGCCTTTTCCTCAAACAGCTGGCCGCTGCCTCCGGCAGCCTGCCGCTGGCGGGTGGCAGTGCCGCTGCCCTGCTGCTGCCAGGGCAGGATGCCCTTGCCGCCAACTCGGCCAGCGCCAGCCCACCAATCAATACGGTCTATGGCTATGCCAGTTTCAGCCCGGATGAAGCGGCGTTTGTCGAAGCGCTGGTCAACCTGATGTGCCCGGCCGACCCTCTCACGCCCAATGGCGTGGATTGTGGCTTGGCCATTTATATCGACCGCCAGCTGGCTGGTAGTTTTGGCCAGGGTGCCAAGCGTTATATGGCTGGCCCTTTCCTGCAGGGGGCGCCGCAGAGTGGCCCACAACTGCCACTGACGCCGGAGCAATATTTCAAGGCAGGCGTAGCAGAGGCCGACCGTGCAGCCCTGCGCTTGCATGGCCAATTATTCGACGCGCTTGCTCCGGCCCAGGCCGATGCCTTCTTGCAGCGCCTGGCTGGCGGTGCGGTGGATGGGGAGCAGCTGGCACTGGACCACTGGTTTAACGATCTGGTGTATCCGCTGTTCACCGAGGCCTGTTTTGCCGATCCACTCTACGGCGGCAATGTCGGCATGGTGTTCTGGAAAATGATTGGCTATCCCGGCCTGCCCGCCACGCATGCGCTGGATGTGGTGAATTATCTGGGCAAACCCTATCCGGGACGTGCCACGCCCAAATCGATTGCAGATTTCAGCTAA
- a CDS encoding GMC family oxidoreductase yields the protein MKTRASKTVVIVGGGLTAGLIARQLTAKGCEVLVLERGGDHRKGPESSLPNQRDELRWAVRQGLMQDWSRETYTLRHQSGQTALPVRWMESFLPGQGLGGAGNHWNGHLYRWAEYDPQLRSHTIQRYGKQAIPADMPLQDWGVSYAEMEPYHDLFERLFGLSGKAGNIKGQKQEGGNPFEAARRGEYPQAPLHILESGQVFKTACEKLGYHPFPQAAANSSGAYTNPDGQKLGQCQYCGHCERFICEANAKGSPQVLLYPMLRQRKSFEVRLNTQVLGLRYDSHGKRATAVHCLDLLTGEEYEQPAEVVVLAAFTMSNTQLLLHSKIGKPYDPVSNSGVVGKNFCYQVNAGVDLFFKDKWFNPYLASGSTQMVIDDFNNDNFDHTGLGFLGGATIQGWQFGGRPIKSRRVPDGTPRWGTAWKQANADWYAHSMSLGIEGSCYPNRGNYLSLDPTYRDVFGRPLVRMTFDFRDNEQKMARFVSGKMMEIANACGADQVGRLQPLITPFDSRLYQTTHIVGGTIMGESAHNSVVSPHLQHWDAHNLFVVGASVYPHNSGYNPTGPLAALALRLGDDLLRYLQRPGRL from the coding sequence ATGAAAACACGTGCAAGCAAGACGGTGGTGATTGTCGGCGGTGGTCTTACGGCGGGGCTGATTGCCCGCCAGTTGACGGCCAAGGGCTGCGAGGTACTGGTGCTGGAGCGCGGTGGGGATCACCGCAAGGGCCCGGAATCCAGCCTGCCCAACCAGCGTGACGAGCTGCGCTGGGCGGTGCGCCAGGGGCTGATGCAGGACTGGTCGCGCGAAACTTACACGCTGCGCCATCAGTCCGGCCAGACTGCCTTGCCGGTGCGCTGGATGGAGTCCTTCCTGCCGGGCCAGGGGCTGGGTGGGGCTGGCAACCACTGGAATGGCCACCTGTATCGCTGGGCAGAATATGACCCGCAACTGCGCAGCCACACTATCCAGCGTTATGGCAAGCAGGCCATTCCGGCCGACATGCCGTTGCAGGACTGGGGGGTGAGCTACGCCGAGATGGAGCCCTACCACGATCTGTTCGAGCGCTTGTTTGGTCTGTCTGGGAAGGCGGGTAACATCAAGGGCCAAAAACAGGAGGGTGGCAACCCATTTGAAGCAGCGCGGCGAGGTGAGTACCCGCAAGCACCTTTGCATATTCTGGAGTCGGGCCAGGTATTCAAAACCGCCTGCGAAAAACTGGGCTATCACCCGTTTCCGCAAGCCGCGGCCAACTCTTCCGGTGCGTATACCAATCCGGATGGGCAGAAACTGGGGCAGTGCCAGTACTGCGGTCATTGCGAGCGTTTCATCTGCGAAGCCAATGCCAAGGGTTCGCCACAGGTGCTGCTCTATCCCATGCTGCGCCAGCGCAAGAGTTTCGAAGTCCGACTCAATACCCAGGTACTCGGGCTGCGTTACGACAGTCACGGCAAGCGGGCCACGGCCGTGCATTGTCTGGATTTGCTCACCGGGGAGGAGTACGAACAGCCGGCCGAGGTAGTGGTGCTGGCGGCCTTTACCATGAGCAATACCCAGTTGCTGCTGCACAGCAAGATCGGCAAGCCTTACGACCCGGTCAGCAACAGCGGTGTGGTGGGCAAGAATTTCTGCTATCAGGTGAACGCCGGGGTGGATCTGTTCTTCAAGGACAAATGGTTCAATCCCTACCTGGCCAGCGGCAGCACCCAGATGGTGATCGACGATTTCAACAACGATAACTTCGACCACACCGGGCTGGGCTTTCTGGGTGGTGCCACCATTCAGGGCTGGCAGTTTGGCGGCCGGCCAATCAAGAGCCGACGCGTGCCTGATGGCACACCACGCTGGGGGACTGCCTGGAAACAGGCCAATGCCGACTGGTATGCCCACTCCATGTCGCTGGGCATCGAGGGCAGCTGCTACCCCAATCGTGGCAATTACCTCAGCCTGGACCCCACCTATCGTGATGTATTCGGCCGGCCGCTGGTGCGCATGACCTTCGACTTCCGCGACAACGAGCAAAAAATGGCCCGTTTCGTCAGTGGCAAGATGATGGAGATTGCCAACGCCTGCGGTGCCGACCAAGTGGGCAGGTTGCAGCCGCTGATTACGCCGTTTGACAGCCGTCTCTACCAGACCACCCATATCGTGGGCGGCACCATCATGGGCGAGTCAGCGCATAACAGCGTGGTGTCACCCCATCTGCAGCACTGGGATGCCCATAACCTGTTTGTCGTGGGCGCATCGGTCTATCCACACAACTCCGGCTACAACCCTACCGGCCCGCTGGCGGCACTGGCCCTGCGTCTGGGTGACGATCTGCTGCGTTATCTGCAACGCCCTGGTCGCTTGTAA
- a CDS encoding c-type cytochrome produces MRTILLATGLLLLSLPVFADSPATAPAAFAQCAACHSVNGSNGVGPSLKGIIGRKVGSSPGFRYSRAMKTLGKSWDKALLSAYLANPQQAVPGNVMPFAGVPDAGQRAAIVNYLATLQ; encoded by the coding sequence ATGCGTACCATTTTGTTGGCGACTGGCCTGCTATTGCTTTCCTTGCCCGTCTTTGCCGATAGCCCGGCTACTGCACCGGCTGCCTTTGCGCAGTGCGCCGCCTGTCACAGCGTGAACGGTAGCAATGGTGTCGGCCCCAGCCTGAAAGGGATTATCGGACGCAAGGTCGGTAGCTCCCCGGGCTTTCGTTACAGCCGCGCCATGAAAACCCTGGGCAAGAGTTGGGACAAGGCCTTGTTGTCCGCCTATCTGGCCAATCCGCAGCAAGCAGTACCCGGCAATGTGATGCCGTTTGCCGGCGTGCCGGATGCCGGCCAGCGTGCCGCCATTGTCAATTATCTGGCAACACTGCAATGA
- a CDS encoding ABC transporter substrate-binding protein, producing the protein MLSIYHRRVLASLLALCSLPALARDLVVVSYGGTNKDAQVTAYYQPFQQETSLRVIPSTWNGEAAKIKAMVDSRNVSWDVVEVDATLQGRGCDEGLFERLDSKLFGNKADFLPETMQPCAMGMFISSTLLAYNADKLKTAPRHWQDFWDTKRFPGKRAMRRGAQYTLEIALMADGVSPDKVYQTLSSAAGVERAFKKLDQIKPFIQWWEAGAQPAQYLLAGDVVMSTAYNGRISNARKEGRNLRAVWLNNIYEMDYWAIPKGSSNKAAALRFISLASRSSQQKRFAEQIAYGPTNNKALTQLSPAALADLPSAPQNQRTALALDYRFWIDHGESLEQRFNSWVGRK; encoded by the coding sequence ATGTTGAGTATTTACCACCGCCGCGTGCTAGCCAGCCTACTCGCCCTGTGCAGTCTGCCCGCTCTTGCCCGCGATCTGGTTGTCGTGTCCTACGGCGGCACCAATAAGGACGCACAAGTCACGGCCTATTACCAACCCTTCCAGCAGGAAACATCCTTGCGCGTCATCCCAAGCACCTGGAATGGCGAAGCGGCCAAGATCAAGGCCATGGTGGATAGCCGCAATGTCAGCTGGGATGTGGTGGAAGTGGATGCAACCCTACAAGGCCGAGGCTGTGATGAGGGCTTATTCGAGCGCCTGGACAGCAAGCTGTTTGGCAATAAAGCCGATTTTCTACCGGAAACCATGCAGCCCTGTGCCATGGGCATGTTCATCTCCTCCACCCTGCTGGCCTATAACGCCGACAAACTGAAAACCGCACCGCGACACTGGCAGGACTTCTGGGATACCAAGCGTTTTCCCGGCAAGCGTGCCATGCGCCGTGGCGCGCAATACACGCTGGAAATTGCCCTGATGGCGGACGGTGTCAGCCCAGACAAGGTCTACCAGACGCTATCCTCTGCTGCCGGCGTCGAGCGCGCCTTCAAAAAACTGGACCAGATCAAACCATTCATCCAATGGTGGGAAGCTGGAGCCCAGCCCGCCCAGTATCTGTTGGCGGGTGATGTGGTGATGAGCACGGCCTATAACGGACGCATTAGCAATGCCCGCAAGGAAGGACGCAATTTGCGAGCGGTGTGGCTCAACAACATCTACGAAATGGATTACTGGGCCATTCCCAAAGGCTCGTCTAACAAGGCAGCTGCACTGCGTTTTATCAGCCTCGCCAGCCGTTCCAGCCAGCAGAAACGGTTTGCCGAGCAGATTGCCTACGGCCCCACCAATAACAAGGCGCTGACCCAGCTATCACCGGCGGCACTGGCCGACCTGCCCAGTGCCCCACAAAACCAGCGCACGGCGCTGGCGTTGGATTACCGCTTCTGGATCGACCATGGCGAATCGCTGGAACAGCGTTTCAATAGCTGGGTTGGGCGTAAATAA
- a CDS encoding cupin domain-containing protein → MNHSASTPTDDNTLQLGQRIRELRKRQGLTLANLAESSGLSIGHISLIERNRTQPSINALLSLSRSLGVTVQWFFHGPETLIAEEKDYVVRHKQRLRLDYQHGFVDHLLTPRSQRQLEMIHSLIPPGASSEESYSHQGEEAGFVLKGSLELQVGARQFHLETGDSFAFSSQEAHSYRNPGTSDTIVIWVITPPGY, encoded by the coding sequence GTGAACCACTCCGCCTCTACCCCGACTGATGACAACACCTTGCAGCTTGGCCAGCGCATCCGTGAGTTGCGTAAACGTCAAGGCTTAACCCTGGCCAATCTGGCAGAAAGTAGCGGGCTTTCCATCGGCCATATCAGCCTGATCGAACGCAATCGCACCCAACCCTCCATCAATGCCCTGCTTAGCCTGTCCCGCAGCCTGGGCGTAACCGTACAGTGGTTTTTCCACGGGCCCGAAACCCTGATCGCCGAAGAAAAAGATTATGTAGTCCGGCATAAGCAAAGGCTGCGGCTCGATTACCAACACGGTTTTGTCGATCACCTGCTGACCCCGCGGAGCCAGCGTCAGCTGGAAATGATCCACAGCCTGATTCCTCCCGGAGCCTCCAGCGAGGAAAGTTACAGCCACCAAGGCGAGGAAGCCGGTTTTGTCCTGAAAGGTTCGCTGGAGTTGCAGGTTGGCGCACGCCAGTTCCATCTGGAGACAGGCGATAGCTTTGCCTTTTCCAGCCAGGAAGCACACAGCTATCGCAACCCCGGCACCAGCGACACCATCGTCATCTGGGTGATTACACCACCTGGCTACTGA
- a CDS encoding FAD-dependent oxidoreductase → MLPCLAAQAQREIRAARPTLPGDTMPSQFPQLLSPLRIGSVTLRNRIVSTGHDTVLPVDCQVSPALIAYHQARARGGVGLIVLQVSGVHESARYTSHALMATDDGCIAGYRALATAVQAEGARVFAQLFHPGSEIMETADGMQAVAYSASRCASERFHVVARALTTAQIAEIVAGYAAAARRIRAAGVDGVEIVASHGYLPAQFLNPRLNQRSDGYGGDAAARLHFLREVVAAIRAEVDADCVVGLRISAGECDAEGLEENEALAACVAIQAELDYVSLVAGTSASLGGAVHIAPPMAYPAAYLAGQAGRFRRQLDIPLVLAGRINQPQEAEQLLADGVVDACGMTRALICDPELPNKVVQDQADAIRACIGCNQACIGRFHRGLPISCIQNPVSGRELQFGDLQAAATSRRVMVVGGGPAGMKAAVIAAQRGHQVTLYEAGSQLGGQVLLAQQLPGRAEFGGLLTNLHYELQQAGVQVRLGQTVDRALVQQQGAEVLILATGARPAPPRLEISGGMQLLDGWALLQGARPGSRVVVADWRADWLGPGLAIRLAQSGHQVTLAVNATHMGQALQMYVRDQLAAQLHRLQVAIIPYARLYGVDEDTVYLQHTASEEAMLCEGVDTLVLCQPLQPVDALRQQLDGLALEIHAIGDCLAPRTAEEAIYEATRLAWQL, encoded by the coding sequence ATGTTGCCATGCCTGGCGGCGCAAGCCCAGCGCGAAATCCGTGCTGCTCGGCCTACCTTGCCCGGAGACACCATGCCCAGCCAGTTTCCCCAACTCTTGTCACCCTTGCGCATTGGCAGTGTCACCTTGCGCAACCGCATTGTCTCCACCGGTCACGATACCGTGCTGCCGGTTGACTGCCAGGTCAGCCCGGCATTGATTGCCTATCATCAGGCGCGGGCACGGGGCGGTGTCGGCCTGATCGTGCTGCAGGTGTCCGGTGTGCATGAGAGTGCGCGCTATACCTCGCACGCGCTGATGGCCACCGACGATGGCTGCATTGCCGGCTATCGGGCACTGGCCACGGCGGTGCAGGCCGAGGGGGCAAGGGTGTTTGCCCAGCTGTTTCATCCCGGCAGTGAAATCATGGAAACCGCCGACGGCATGCAGGCGGTGGCCTATTCTGCTTCACGCTGTGCCAGCGAGCGCTTTCATGTGGTGGCGCGGGCGCTGACCACGGCGCAAATCGCTGAAATCGTGGCGGGCTATGCCGCGGCCGCGCGGCGTATTCGCGCGGCCGGCGTGGATGGTGTCGAGATCGTGGCCAGCCATGGTTATCTGCCGGCGCAGTTTCTCAATCCCCGGCTCAACCAGCGCAGCGATGGCTATGGCGGTGATGCCGCAGCCCGGCTGCACTTTTTGCGCGAGGTCGTGGCGGCGATCCGCGCAGAGGTGGACGCGGACTGCGTGGTGGGCCTGCGTATTTCTGCCGGGGAGTGCGATGCCGAGGGGCTGGAGGAGAACGAGGCGCTGGCTGCCTGCGTGGCGATACAGGCCGAGCTGGATTATGTCAGCCTGGTGGCCGGCACCTCGGCCAGCCTGGGCGGGGCGGTGCATATTGCTCCGCCCATGGCCTACCCGGCCGCCTATCTGGCCGGGCAGGCGGGGCGTTTCCGTCGGCAGCTGGACATTCCCCTGGTCCTGGCCGGCCGGATCAACCAGCCGCAAGAGGCCGAGCAGTTGCTGGCCGATGGCGTGGTGGATGCCTGTGGCATGACGCGGGCGCTGATTTGCGACCCGGAGCTGCCCAATAAGGTGGTGCAAGACCAGGCGGATGCCATTCGCGCCTGTATTGGCTGTAATCAGGCATGCATCGGTCGTTTTCACCGTGGCCTGCCGATTTCCTGCATCCAGAACCCGGTGTCCGGGCGCGAGCTGCAATTTGGCGACTTGCAAGCAGCCGCGACATCCCGCCGGGTGATGGTGGTGGGCGGCGGGCCGGCCGGCATGAAGGCGGCGGTGATCGCGGCGCAGCGCGGCCATCAGGTCACGCTGTACGAGGCGGGCAGCCAGCTGGGCGGACAGGTATTGCTGGCGCAGCAATTGCCGGGGCGGGCAGAGTTCGGTGGCCTGCTGACCAATCTGCACTACGAGCTGCAACAGGCGGGTGTACAGGTGCGGCTGGGCCAGACGGTAGACCGGGCGCTGGTACAGCAGCAGGGTGCCGAGGTGCTGATCCTGGCGACCGGAGCCCGCCCTGCGCCGCCCCGGCTGGAAATCAGCGGCGGCATGCAGCTGCTGGACGGCTGGGCGCTGCTGCAGGGGGCACGCCCGGGCAGCCGCGTGGTGGTGGCGGACTGGCGTGCCGACTGGCTTGGGCCGGGGCTGGCGATCCGGTTGGCGCAGTCTGGTCATCAGGTCACGCTGGCGGTCAATGCCACCCATATGGGGCAGGCGCTGCAAATGTATGTACGCGACCAGCTGGCAGCCCAGCTGCATCGTCTGCAGGTGGCGATCATTCCCTATGCCCGGCTGTATGGCGTGGACGAGGACACCGTCTATCTGCAACATACCGCCAGCGAGGAAGCCATGCTGTGCGAGGGGGTGGACACGCTGGTGCTGTGCCAGCCCTTGCAGCCGGTGGATGCACTACGCCAGCAGCTGGACGGCCTGGCTCTGGAGATTCATGCCATTGGCGACTGTCTGGCCCCGCGTACTGCCGAAGAGGCCATTTACGAAGCCACCCGGCTGGCCTGGCAGCTCTAG
- a CDS encoding FkbM family methyltransferase, whose product MKNIPRPAPFMLLSTNHGSMIVNRNDFAPSDGESYGVGYQLMTQSGYEQEEVDFVLALLASCLRDRGEGVLAIDCGANIGVHTIEMARFMYTWGHVVAFEAQEKIYYALCGNIALNNCLNVNALNSAVGASCGQIDIPEPDYLRPGSFGSVELQQSASNEFIGQTLDYQHRTIRIDLISLDSLGLQRIDFIKIDVEGMEDQVLQGAEQSIRRCRPLIFMEIIKSDMTVIRPWLEALGYQLYSAGVNVLAVHQDDALIPHLKNEGGRLQLV is encoded by the coding sequence ATGAAAAACATTCCGCGCCCCGCTCCCTTCATGCTGCTGTCCACCAACCACGGCAGCATGATCGTCAACCGCAACGACTTCGCCCCTTCCGACGGCGAATCCTATGGCGTCGGCTACCAGTTGATGACACAAAGCGGCTACGAGCAGGAGGAAGTGGATTTCGTGCTGGCCTTGCTGGCCAGTTGCCTGCGTGATCGTGGCGAAGGGGTGCTGGCCATCGACTGCGGTGCCAATATCGGCGTGCACACCATCGAGATGGCCCGCTTCATGTATACCTGGGGCCATGTCGTCGCCTTTGAGGCGCAGGAAAAAATCTACTACGCGCTGTGCGGCAATATCGCCCTCAACAACTGTCTGAACGTCAATGCGCTCAACTCGGCCGTGGGCGCCAGCTGCGGGCAGATCGACATTCCCGAACCGGACTACCTGCGCCCCGGTTCTTTTGGCAGCGTGGAGTTGCAACAGTCGGCCAGCAATGAATTCATCGGCCAGACGCTGGATTACCAGCACCGCACCATCCGCATCGATCTGATCAGCCTGGATTCGCTTGGCCTGCAACGCATCGACTTCATCAAGATCGACGTGGAAGGCATGGAAGATCAGGTGTTGCAGGGGGCGGAACAGTCCATCCGCCGCTGCCGGCCACTGATTTTCATGGAAATCATCAAGTCGGACATGACGGTGATCCGCCCCTGGCTGGAGGCGCTGGGCTACCAGCTGTATTCGGCCGGCGTCAATGTGCTGGCGGTGCATCAGGACGATGCACTGATCCCGCACCTGAAAAACGAAGGCGGCCGCCTGCAACTGGTGTAG
- a CDS encoding TMEM175 family protein: protein MGKNRLEAFSDGVIAIIITIMVLELKVPHDTSLAALTALWPVFLSYVLSFIYVGIYWNNHHHFYHVVRQVDGRVLWANLHLLFWLSLLPFVTGWMGENHMAALPVALYGVVLLMSALAWYLMQRALLCVPGNREVMTQALGRDLKGKLSPLFYLAGIVLSFYQSWLGAAIYGLLALWWLVPDRRMEQAQPGH from the coding sequence ATGGGCAAAAACCGCCTGGAAGCCTTCAGCGATGGCGTGATCGCCATCATCATCACCATCATGGTGCTGGAATTGAAAGTCCCGCACGACACCAGCCTGGCGGCATTGACCGCCTTGTGGCCAGTCTTCCTCAGCTATGTGCTGAGCTTTATCTATGTCGGCATCTACTGGAACAATCACCACCACTTCTACCATGTGGTGCGCCAGGTGGACGGGCGCGTGCTGTGGGCCAATCTGCATCTCTTGTTCTGGCTGTCGCTGCTGCCCTTTGTCACCGGCTGGATGGGGGAAAACCACATGGCCGCACTGCCGGTGGCCCTGTACGGCGTGGTGCTGCTGATGTCCGCGCTGGCCTGGTATCTGATGCAGCGCGCCCTGCTGTGCGTGCCGGGCAACCGTGAAGTGATGACCCAGGCACTGGGCCGCGATCTGAAAGGCAAGCTGTCGCCCTTGTTCTACCTGGCTGGCATCGTGCTGTCCTTCTACCAAAGCTGGCTGGGGGCCGCCATCTACGGCCTGCTGGCGCTGTGGTGGCTGGTGCCGGACCGCCGCATGGAGCAGGCACAGCCGGGGCATTAA
- a CDS encoding sensor histidine kinase, giving the protein MRQPPRQHPVFAIPDFRNLGVMLRILLSLNLLLLCSAVFLPDGDTLTGRILSRASWVEPSLLLSLGLLGLLSPWLGRQRRGNWLVVALCMLCVLVQDRLLNALELPRLERPLLAGLLAILLLHYFSLRQRALSPALGEARLAALQARIRPHFLFNSLNAAIALIRSRPEKAEMVLENLADLFRAQMADPGHTSSLEREIELAKMYLAIESERLGQRLNVVWDIQAALDASLPPLLLQPLVENAVHHGVERCGKGGEIRIRAQLKSGQLLLSVSNPLAGQGEPHRGNRMALDNLRERLELFYDAEASLQVAAADGQYHTLIRLPYRPLSRQQQSALLH; this is encoded by the coding sequence ATGCGCCAGCCTCCGCGACAACACCCGGTCTTTGCCATCCCCGACTTTCGCAATCTGGGGGTGATGCTGCGCATCCTGCTATCACTCAATCTGCTGCTGTTATGCAGCGCCGTTTTCCTGCCGGATGGCGATACGCTGACCGGGCGCATCCTGAGCCGGGCCAGCTGGGTGGAGCCCTCACTGCTGCTGAGCCTGGGCCTGCTCGGCCTGCTGTCACCCTGGCTGGGCCGGCAGCGGCGGGGCAACTGGCTGGTGGTGGCGCTGTGCATGCTGTGTGTGCTGGTACAGGATCGCCTGCTCAACGCACTGGAATTGCCACGACTGGAGCGGCCGCTATTGGCCGGCCTGCTGGCGATCCTGCTGCTGCATTACTTCAGCCTGCGCCAGCGGGCGCTGTCGCCGGCATTGGGCGAGGCCAGGCTGGCGGCACTGCAGGCACGCATTCGCCCGCACTTCCTGTTCAACAGCCTGAATGCCGCCATCGCGCTGATCCGCTCGCGGCCGGAAAAAGCGGAAATGGTGCTGGAAAACCTGGCCGACCTGTTTCGCGCCCAGATGGCCGATCCCGGCCATACCTCCAGCCTGGAACGGGAAATCGAACTGGCCAAGATGTATCTGGCCATCGAAAGCGAACGGCTGGGCCAGCGCCTGAACGTGGTGTGGGACATCCAGGCCGCACTGGATGCCAGCCTGCCGCCGCTGCTCTTGCAACCGCTGGTGGAAAACGCCGTGCACCATGGCGTGGAGCGCTGCGGCAAGGGCGGTGAAATCCGTATCCGCGCCCAGCTCAAAAGCGGCCAGCTGTTGCTGAGCGTCAGCAATCCGCTGGCCGGGCAGGGCGAGCCGCATCGTGGCAACCGCATGGCGCTGGACAATCTGCGCGAACGGCTGGAGCTGTTTTACGACGCCGAGGCCTCCTTGCAGGTGGCCGCTGCCGACGGCCAGTACCACACCCTGATCCGCCTGCCCTACCGCCCCTTGTCCCGCCAGCAACAATCTGCACTGCTGCACTGA
- a CDS encoding DMT family transporter: protein MPSRHPLHQRYPALPDLLLLLVAMVWGSSYGLAKEALQFYPVLGVLALRFGLSFLLLLPAQRALADPAIRRATLGAALPLGLGLLAIFLCETYGIAHTSAANAAFLISLCLVLTPFAEWLLLGQQPSRDALLAAAAALCGAWLLSGATHLQLNGGDLLILLAAVLRAAVTSLTRKLTADRPVATLALTGLQGLLICLGCLLLASLNGGLPALPARAAFWGDILFLVLFCTLFAFFAMNYALRHSSATRVALLTGSEPVFGALFAMLWLGETLSASSWLGGLLMVAASLWAVRPGRLQTAAA, encoded by the coding sequence ATGCCCAGCCGCCACCCCTTGCATCAACGTTACCCCGCCCTGCCCGACCTGCTATTGCTACTGGTCGCCATGGTATGGGGCAGCAGTTATGGGCTGGCCAAGGAGGCGCTGCAGTTTTATCCGGTACTGGGCGTGCTGGCCCTGCGCTTTGGCCTGAGCTTCCTGTTGCTGCTGCCGGCCCAGCGCGCCCTGGCTGATCCTGCCATCCGCCGCGCCACCCTGGGCGCAGCGCTGCCGCTGGGACTGGGCCTGCTGGCGATTTTCCTGTGCGAAACCTATGGCATCGCCCATACCAGTGCGGCCAATGCCGCCTTCCTGATCAGCCTGTGCCTGGTACTGACGCCTTTTGCCGAATGGCTGTTGCTGGGGCAACAGCCGAGCCGCGATGCGCTGCTGGCGGCGGCAGCCGCACTCTGCGGCGCCTGGCTGCTGAGCGGGGCCACTCACTTGCAACTGAACGGGGGTGATCTGCTGATCCTGCTGGCCGCCGTACTGCGTGCAGCCGTCACCAGCCTTACCCGCAAGCTGACCGCAGACCGGCCGGTGGCCACGCTGGCGCTGACCGGGCTGCAAGGCCTGCTGATCTGCCTGGGCTGCCTGCTGCTGGCCAGCCTGAACGGCGGCTTGCCTGCCCTGCCGGCCCGGGCGGCGTTCTGGGGCGATATCTTGTTCCTGGTTTTGTTCTGCACCCTGTTCGCCTTTTTTGCCATGAACTACGCGCTGCGTCACAGCAGTGCCACCCGGGTGGCGCTGTTGACCGGCAGCGAGCCGGTATTCGGTGCCCTGTTCGCCATGCTGTGGCTGGGCGAGACACTGAGCGCCAGCAGCTGGTTGGGCGGTTTGCTGATGGTGGCGGCCAGCTTGTGGGCGGTACGCCCGGGCAGATTGCAAACCGCTGCCGCCTGA